The Anabaena sp. WA102 genome contains a region encoding:
- a CDS encoding serine/threonine protein kinase, whose translation MTWVTGQELQNGKYVIQQVLGQGGFGITYQALQVNLKRSVVIKTPNEYLQHDPDYEKYIEKFIAEGQILAELSKDPHPHIVGVIELFQEGNTYCLVMEFIPGENLFQVINRSGALPEAEIITYIRQIGAALIKVHKAGLVHRDTHPRNIMIRNNSKAVLIDFGIAKEIIFLSRTLTDRDANREFAPYEQIFKGSRDPRVDIYCLAASLYYGVTGQYPTNSLARKVGRERLIPPQKIISGISKELNQAILKGMALEARDRPKSMQLWLEMLNYKSQIPNKERKVSNVILNIVSVRKNIVNIIIKFINRGKNIVNVTIKIVNAGTNIVNAVLIRNTEKSKVVYPDRKPARTIPWVSLTILLLNYCIIGFTLTLVNAPFWLWAVLVPLVLVWAVAFAWEVAVALALVWAVIVVAFVAKAVVMFLAAAVAVPALLAEEKLRKSFSKFHAFLILAGTSNIGLGLGWIVYKLLTVL comes from the coding sequence ATGACTTGGGTAACAGGACAAGAATTACAAAATGGTAAATATGTAATTCAGCAAGTTCTCGGACAAGGAGGATTTGGAATTACTTACCAAGCATTACAAGTTAATTTAAAGCGGTCAGTTGTCATTAAAACACCTAATGAATATCTGCAACATGATCCAGATTATGAAAAATATATAGAAAAATTTATTGCAGAAGGACAAATATTAGCAGAGTTATCTAAAGATCCTCATCCTCATATTGTTGGGGTAATTGAACTATTTCAGGAAGGTAATACCTATTGTCTAGTCATGGAATTTATACCAGGTGAAAATTTATTTCAAGTAATTAACCGTAGTGGAGCATTACCAGAAGCAGAGATTATAACTTATATTCGCCAAATTGGAGCAGCTTTGATAAAGGTACATAAAGCGGGTTTAGTGCATAGAGATACTCACCCTAGAAATATCATGATACGAAATAATAGTAAAGCAGTTTTAATTGATTTTGGCATTGCTAAAGAAATAATTTTTTTAAGTAGAACGTTGACAGATAGAGATGCTAATAGGGAATTTGCACCTTATGAACAGATATTTAAAGGAAGTAGAGATCCACGAGTAGATATTTACTGTTTAGCTGCTAGTCTTTATTATGGAGTAACTGGTCAATACCCGACAAATTCTTTAGCTCGTAAAGTTGGTAGAGAGCGATTAATTCCACCGCAGAAAATTATTTCTGGTATCAGCAAGGAATTAAATCAGGCAATTCTCAAAGGTATGGCGTTAGAAGCAAGAGACAGACCGAAATCAATGCAGTTATGGTTAGAAATGTTAAATTATAAATCTCAAATTCCTAATAAAGAGAGAAAAGTTAGTAATGTAATATTAAATATTGTTAGTGTCAGGAAAAACATTGTTAATATAATAATAAAATTTATTAATAGAGGCAAAAACATTGTTAATGTAACAATAAAAATTGTTAATGCAGGAACAAACATTGTTAATGCAGTGTTAATTAGAAATACTGAAAAGTCAAAAGTTGTTTATCCTGACCGTAAACCAGCTAGAACAATTCCTTGGGTTTCGTTGACTATATTATTATTGAATTATTGTATTATTGGCTTCACTTTAACCCTGGTTAATGCTCCGTTTTGGCTTTGGGCTGTGCTTGTGCCTTTGGTTTTGGTTTGGGCTGTGGCTTTCGCTTGGGAGGTGGCTGTGGCTTTGGCTTTGGTTTGGGCTGTGATTGTGGTTGCGTTTGTGGCTAAGGCTGTGGTTATGTTTCTGGCTGCGGCTGTGGCTGTACCTGCTCTTCTGGCTGAGGAAAAATTAAGAAAATCATTTAGTAAGTTTCATGCTTTTCTAATTTTAGCTGGCACTTCCAACATCGGTTTAGGTTTAGGATGGATAGTATACAAACTTTTGACGGTTTTATAG
- a CDS encoding serine/threonine protein kinase, with product MAWVAGDQLQGGKYTIERKLKTGRFGINYIAKNKQHDFLLLKTLDVNSLTSLNQLEKERLETMFMREAVKLTLCQHEHIVKFYEPFKEAGYSCLVMEYIPGETLDKLGKISSEEALIYIQQIGAALTIVHQHHLIHGDVQPENIILRAGKSEAVLIDFDLVLDFDHELTTRRVRENVEGFASLELCTKNTKPTAASDIYSLAATFYYAITGQLPETALKRKIDNKRLTPPQELISSISNELNLAILKGMELEAKNRPKSIELWLKLLNSNSYNANAERQNANAEGQNVNAEGQNTNAGSHTNNRTENKPSVSWDKRMQILTLVIAAITAFGALLQGIASWKSSTTPPPNPTSTKK from the coding sequence ATGGCTTGGGTAGCAGGTGATCAGTTGCAAGGTGGAAAATACACAATTGAGAGAAAGTTAAAAACAGGACGATTTGGCATTAATTATATTGCTAAAAACAAACAGCACGATTTTCTGCTGCTAAAAACTTTAGATGTTAATTCACTTACATCTCTTAATCAATTAGAGAAAGAACGTTTAGAAACTATGTTTATGCGAGAAGCGGTAAAACTTACCCTTTGTCAACATGAACATATTGTCAAATTTTACGAACCTTTTAAAGAAGCAGGTTATTCATGTTTAGTAATGGAATATATTCCTGGAGAAACTTTAGATAAACTGGGAAAAATTTCTTCAGAAGAAGCATTAATTTATATTCAACAAATTGGCGCGGCTTTAACAATTGTACATCAACATCATTTAATTCATGGAGATGTACAGCCAGAAAATATTATTTTACGTGCGGGAAAATCTGAAGCTGTATTAATTGATTTTGATTTAGTTTTAGATTTTGATCATGAATTAACAACGCGACGAGTTAGAGAAAATGTCGAGGGTTTTGCATCTCTTGAGCTTTGCACTAAAAATACTAAACCAACCGCAGCTAGTGATATTTATTCCTTAGCTGCAACTTTTTATTATGCCATAACTGGTCAACTTCCTGAAACTGCTTTAAAACGTAAAATTGACAATAAACGTTTAACACCACCACAAGAGCTTATTTCTAGTATCAGTAATGAATTAAATCTAGCAATTCTTAAAGGAATGGAATTAGAAGCCAAAAACAGACCAAAATCAATAGAATTATGGCTAAAATTATTAAATAGCAATTCTTACAATGCCAATGCAGAACGTCAAAATGCCAATGCAGAAGGTCAAAATGTCAATGCAGAAGGTCAAAATACTAATGCAGGAAGTCACACTAATAACAGAACGGAAAACAAACCTTCTGTAAGTTGGGATAAAAGAATGCAGATTTTGACATTAGTTATAGCTGCAATTACAGCTTTTGGGGCTTTACTCCAAGGTATAGCTAGTTGGAAGAGTTCAACAACACCACCTCCCAATCCTACTTCTACCAAAAAATAA
- a CDS encoding RuBisCO accumulation factor 1 has protein sequence MTEIQPNLPNPDQETATELLVKLRQKQGTWVEWGQAIAYLQKNGYNPQDIFEATGFEPIQQNQVIVGSQVYNSMEKCGSSSATLAYYSTKSSDVLYELRGLTQEDRATTADLTYQYKLDADVVRDIAKAVKDYSWFPTLPEGFSKHPGDAIAYQSWKYAKQKSDLSERSRLIAKGLRFAHSETARKQLEQLLMDFSVTAKVAPPILPFYRLEIDEDLPRILPVVGELPLTSQELKAVPFITEIQPFRIVKFAGEQAWVSLPGWKVLLNAEDPVVVIGKSDIFPNPHQNKVEPIMIVIDRAQREWDISNYFVFENGDSIDFQWFETAPAIPLLGKMIVLVRPKKVLDEEYTKDAWQIDE, from the coding sequence ATGACCGAAATACAGCCCAATTTGCCAAATCCTGACCAAGAAACAGCCACAGAATTATTAGTTAAGCTGAGACAAAAACAGGGGACTTGGGTGGAATGGGGACAGGCGATCGCCTACCTGCAAAAAAATGGTTACAATCCCCAAGACATCTTTGAAGCCACTGGATTTGAACCAATTCAACAAAATCAGGTAATTGTTGGCTCTCAGGTTTATAATTCTATGGAAAAATGTGGCTCATCATCGGCAACATTGGCATATTATAGCACCAAGAGTAGTGATGTCTTATATGAATTGCGTGGATTAACCCAAGAAGACCGAGCCACGACTGCGGATTTGACATATCAATACAAACTTGATGCCGATGTAGTCAGGGATATAGCCAAAGCAGTGAAAGACTATTCTTGGTTTCCTACTTTACCCGAAGGTTTTAGTAAACATCCAGGAGATGCGATCGCCTATCAATCCTGGAAATATGCTAAACAAAAATCTGACTTATCCGAGCGATCGCGCTTAATTGCCAAGGGATTACGCTTTGCTCACTCCGAAACAGCTAGAAAACAACTAGAACAACTGTTAATGGATTTTAGCGTTACGGCTAAAGTAGCACCGCCGATTTTACCATTTTATCGTCTAGAAATTGATGAAGATTTACCCCGGATTTTACCGGTTGTAGGCGAGTTACCATTAACATCACAGGAATTAAAAGCTGTACCATTTATTACCGAAATTCAACCATTTCGGATCGTCAAATTTGCCGGAGAACAAGCTTGGGTATCTTTACCAGGTTGGAAAGTGCTACTAAATGCCGAAGATCCTGTAGTTGTCATTGGTAAAAGCGATATTTTCCCCAACCCCCATCAAAACAAAGTTGAACCAATTATGATCGTTATAGATCGCGCTCAAAGAGAATGGGATATTTCCAATTACTTTGTGTTTGAAAACGGCGATAGTATTGACTTTCAATGGTTTGAAACTGCACCAGCAATTCCCTTGTTAGGAAAAATGATTGTCTTGGTTCGTCCTAAGAAAGTTCTCGATGAAGAATATACCAAAGATGCTTGGCAGATTGACGAGTAA
- the ubiE gene encoding bifunctional demethylmenaquinone methyltransferase/2-methoxy-6-polyprenyl-1,4-benzoquinol methylase UbiE: MSNEVRAIFNRIAPVYDQLNDQLSWGQHRIWKEMTVKWSAAKPGDTGLDLCCGSGDLTFRLARHVGKIGKVYGVDFSANLLNTAQERCKNYYPQPPINWIEADVLNLPFDDNYFDTATMGYGLRNVKDIPGSLKEIHRVLKPGAKAAILDFHRPDNQQYRAVQQWYLDNLVVPIATNLGLKDEYAYISPSLDRFPTGKEQIELAIEAGFMNATHYPIANGMMGVLVVRN, translated from the coding sequence ATGAGTAACGAAGTCCGCGCTATATTTAATCGTATTGCTCCTGTTTATGACCAACTTAACGATCAGTTAAGCTGGGGACAACACCGCATTTGGAAAGAAATGACAGTCAAATGGAGCGCAGCTAAACCTGGTGATACTGGCTTAGATTTGTGTTGTGGTAGTGGGGATTTAACCTTTCGGTTAGCACGTCATGTAGGGAAAATAGGCAAAGTTTATGGAGTAGATTTTTCTGCTAACTTACTAAATACTGCTCAAGAACGCTGCAAAAATTACTATCCCCAACCTCCTATTAATTGGATAGAAGCAGATGTATTAAATTTACCTTTTGATGATAATTATTTTGACACAGCCACGATGGGGTATGGATTAAGAAATGTTAAAGATATTCCCGGTAGTCTCAAAGAAATACACCGTGTTCTCAAACCAGGTGCAAAAGCCGCAATTTTAGACTTTCATCGTCCCGACAATCAACAGTACCGCGCTGTGCAACAGTGGTACTTGGATAATCTGGTAGTTCCCATAGCTACTAATCTAGGCTTAAAAGACGAATATGCTTATATTAGCCCTAGTTTAGACCGATTTCCCACTGGGAAGGAGCAAATAGAGTTAGCTATTGAAGCCGGTTTTATGAATGCCACACATTACCCCATTGCTAACGGTATGATGGGAGTATTAGTAGTAAGAAATTAA
- a CDS encoding DUF445 domain-containing protein: MDLSRILLYISPPILGGLIGYYTNDIAIKMLFRPYKAVYIFGRKVPFTPGLIPSNQERLGQNIANAIMKSLLTPEEMQNLARKLLQPERLQGGILWLLRLVVDQVKGDKNPRSTKILAGILRDLLGESLPRLLKVLARKETFLETQVNQIFDKVLLEFQLSDEQSIRLADWLLEVVLPSDRLRQVIIDFLTDRTIQTIDESFREKTSGTYWVVANLFGLKNTLTRLRTFCLDEKEATNKRLQELIKDLKMRDRIKELLQNLSLQNLPVGTVRQLRKTIRDNVRQYLQNSGSNLLKELTESADWERISIVLLNRLSSSSVVNTSLEVVARDLALILEKYLEKDLEVIVSQAIPILSIDQVIVERVKGTSPAELEDAIEGIVRNELQAIVTLGGVLGFVVGLLQVGFLFLSQSM, from the coding sequence GTGGATTTGTCTAGAATTCTATTATATATCTCTCCCCCCATTCTGGGTGGATTAATTGGCTATTATACCAACGACATAGCCATAAAAATGTTATTTCGTCCCTATAAAGCCGTTTATATTTTTGGACGAAAAGTACCGTTTACTCCTGGTTTAATTCCTAGTAATCAGGAACGGTTAGGACAGAATATTGCGAATGCGATTATGAAATCGCTACTGACTCCAGAAGAAATGCAAAATCTGGCGCGGAAACTCCTACAACCTGAACGATTACAAGGTGGAATTCTCTGGTTATTACGTCTGGTAGTTGATCAAGTTAAAGGTGATAAAAACCCTCGTAGCACTAAAATTTTAGCTGGTATTTTACGGGATTTATTAGGTGAATCTTTACCGCGTCTCTTGAAGGTTCTGGCGAGAAAAGAAACATTTTTAGAAACCCAAGTTAACCAAATATTTGACAAAGTATTACTAGAATTTCAACTCAGTGATGAACAATCTATCCGGTTAGCTGATTGGTTACTAGAGGTGGTTTTACCTTCAGATAGATTACGACAAGTTATTATTGATTTTTTAACAGATCGGACAATTCAAACTATTGATGAAAGCTTTCGAGAAAAAACCAGTGGTACTTATTGGGTAGTGGCAAATTTGTTTGGGTTGAAAAATACTTTAACTCGATTACGGACATTTTGCTTAGATGAGAAAGAAGCAACTAACAAGCGATTGCAAGAATTAATCAAAGATTTAAAAATGCGCGATCGCATTAAAGAATTATTACAAAATTTATCTTTGCAAAATCTCCCAGTTGGTACAGTGCGTCAACTGCGGAAAACTATTAGAGATAATGTCCGTCAATATCTACAAAATAGTGGTAGTAATTTACTGAAAGAATTAACAGAATCGGCTGACTGGGAAAGGATTTCTATTGTATTACTAAATCGCTTAAGTAGTTCAAGCGTTGTTAACACCTCCTTAGAAGTTGTTGCACGGGATTTAGCATTAATTTTAGAAAAGTATCTGGAAAAAGATTTAGAAGTTATTGTATCTCAAGCAATTCCTATTTTATCTATAGATCAGGTAATTGTAGAACGAGTCAAAGGTACATCACCTGCTGAGTTAGAAGATGCAATTGAGGGAATTGTCAGAAATGAATTACAAGCAATTGTCACTTTGGGTGGTGTTTTAGGTTTTGTTGTTGGTTTGTTACAAGTAGGATTTTTATTTTTGAGTCAATCTATGTAA
- a CDS encoding diflavin flavoprotein yields the protein MSDSRPRDVQILPIATNTKVMRSRSKSRLRFEIEYALERGTTSNSYLIEADKTALTDAPAEGFTEIYLEALQKTINVQKLDYVILGHFNPNRIPTLKAILAIAPQITFVCSLPAANNLRAAFTDQDIKVLVMRGKETLDLGKGHVLKFLPTPSPRWPEALCTYDQQTQILFTDKLFGAHICGEEVFDDHWETFKEDQRYYFNCLMAPHATHVESALEKISDLQVRMYAVGHGPLVRTSLIELTKSYSEWSRAQKDREISVALLYASAYGNTATLAQAMALGLTKGGVAVKSVNCEFASADEIRTSFEQADGFIIGTPTIGGHAPTPIHTALGIVLSSGDNTKPAGVFGSYGWSGEALDLVECKLRDAGYRFGFDTLKVKFKPDEVTLKYCEEVGTDFAQSLRKAKKVRVPQQSATPTEQAVGRIIGSVCVIAAKQGEFSTGMMGAWVSQATFNPPGITVAIAKERAVESLLYPGGKFVLNILPEGVHLEYMKHFRKSFKPGEDRFANFPTAEADNGCTILTEACAYLECLVQQRLECGDHWVIYATVDNGKLLKPDAMTAINHRKTGSYY from the coding sequence ATGAGCGATTCCAGACCAAGAGACGTACAAATACTACCAATTGCTACTAACACAAAAGTAATGCGATCGCGTAGTAAGTCCCGGTTGCGGTTTGAAATTGAATATGCTCTAGAACGGGGAACTACTTCTAATAGCTATTTAATAGAAGCCGATAAGACTGCATTAACAGACGCTCCCGCCGAAGGATTTACAGAAATTTATCTGGAAGCATTACAGAAAACTATTAATGTGCAAAAGTTGGATTATGTAATTTTGGGACATTTTAACCCCAATCGTATTCCTACTTTAAAAGCAATTTTAGCGATCGCACCCCAAATTACCTTTGTTTGTTCCCTTCCCGCTGCTAATAATTTACGTGCTGCTTTCACCGACCAAGATATCAAAGTTCTCGTCATGCGGGGGAAAGAAACCCTAGATTTAGGTAAAGGTCATGTCTTGAAATTCTTACCTACTCCTAGTCCCCGCTGGCCTGAAGCACTTTGTACTTACGACCAACAAACCCAAATTCTTTTTACAGATAAGCTATTTGGCGCTCACATCTGTGGTGAAGAAGTATTTGATGATCATTGGGAAACTTTCAAAGAAGACCAACGTTATTACTTTAATTGCCTCATGGCTCCTCATGCAACTCATGTGGAATCAGCTTTGGAGAAAATCTCCGATTTACAGGTGAGAATGTATGCTGTCGGTCATGGACCCTTGGTACGCACCAGTTTAATTGAACTAACCAAATCCTACAGTGAGTGGAGTCGCGCTCAAAAAGATCGAGAAATATCCGTAGCACTTCTCTACGCTTCCGCTTATGGCAACACTGCCACCTTAGCACAAGCAATGGCGTTAGGATTAACCAAAGGTGGCGTTGCAGTTAAATCTGTCAACTGTGAATTTGCTTCTGCTGACGAAATCCGTACCAGCTTCGAACAAGCAGATGGTTTTATCATTGGTACTCCTACCATTGGTGGACACGCACCTACTCCCATTCATACCGCATTAGGAATTGTCCTCTCTAGCGGTGATAATACCAAACCGGCGGGGGTATTTGGTTCTTATGGTTGGAGTGGTGAAGCTTTAGACTTGGTAGAATGCAAACTCCGAGACGCTGGCTATCGTTTCGGTTTTGATACCTTGAAAGTCAAATTTAAACCAGATGAAGTCACTCTCAAATATTGCGAAGAAGTCGGTACAGACTTTGCTCAAAGTTTGCGAAAAGCCAAGAAAGTGCGTGTTCCTCAACAATCTGCAACCCCCACAGAACAAGCTGTCGGCCGGATTATTGGTTCTGTCTGTGTTATTGCAGCCAAACAAGGAGAATTTTCGACAGGGATGATGGGGGCTTGGGTATCTCAGGCTACTTTCAACCCACCGGGAATTACTGTAGCGATCGCCAAAGAGCGAGCAGTCGAATCACTATTATATCCTGGTGGTAAATTTGTCTTGAATATCCTTCCTGAAGGTGTTCATCTGGAATACATGAAACATTTCCGCAAAAGTTTTAAACCTGGAGAAGACAGATTTGCTAACTTCCCCACAGCGGAAGCCGATAATGGTTGTACCATTTTAACAGAAGCCTGTGCATATCTAGAATGTTTGGTACAACAGCGCCTAGAATGCGGTGATCATTGGGTAATTTATGCAACTGTTGACAACGGTAAATTACTCAAGCCGGATGCCATGACTGCTATTAACCACCGGAAAACAGGTTCATACTATTGA
- a CDS encoding diflavin flavoprotein: protein MVMISENVQNRLTIQTVEIAPNTTAIRSLDWDRDRFDIEFGLQNGTTYNSYLIRGEQTVLIDTSHQKFRELYLETLKGLVNPKTIDYIIVSHTEPDHSGLVEDILQLAPRATVLASKVALQFLEGLVHEPFSKRIVKSGDRVKIGKDHEMEFVSAPNLHWPDTIFSFDRKTQVLYTCDAFGMHYCDDRTFDEDLEAIEADFRFYYDCLMGPNARSLLNAMKRMGELGEIKIIANGHGPLLHHNLDILRECYHNWSQKQAKTETTVGLFYVSGYGHSDHLAHSIGDGLQKAGVGVEVLDLNTAESQEIQELAGRASGLIVGMPSTSAIKAQAAISSLLAVAKNKQVVGLFESYGGDDEPIDTLRRKFIDLGIKEAFPAIRIKETPTDSTYKQFTEAGNALGQLLVRERNIKQIKSLDVNMEKALGRISNGLYIVTAKKGDISGAMIASWVTQASLQPLGFTIAVAKDRALDDLMQVGDRFVLNVLEEGNYQDLKKHFLKRLNPGADRFADIKIQTAKNGSPILTDALAYMECEVISNMECSDHWILYCTVEDGKVSKPDGITAVRHRKVGNYY from the coding sequence ATGGTAATGATATCAGAGAACGTTCAGAACCGATTAACTATACAAACTGTAGAAATTGCCCCTAATACCACTGCGATTCGTTCTCTAGACTGGGATCGGGATCGTTTTGATATTGAATTTGGTTTACAAAATGGTACAACCTATAATTCATATTTAATTAGAGGTGAACAAACAGTTTTAATTGATACTTCTCACCAGAAGTTTCGTGAACTTTATTTAGAGACTCTTAAAGGTTTAGTTAATCCTAAAACGATTGATTATATAATTGTTAGCCATACTGAACCTGATCATAGTGGCTTAGTAGAAGATATTTTACAGTTAGCACCTAGAGCCACTGTTTTAGCTTCTAAAGTGGCTTTGCAATTTTTAGAAGGTTTGGTACATGAACCTTTTTCTAAGCGAATTGTTAAAAGTGGCGATCGCGTAAAAATTGGTAAAGATCACGAAATGGAATTTGTCAGTGCGCCAAATTTACACTGGCCAGATACTATTTTTAGCTTTGATCGCAAAACCCAAGTTCTCTACACTTGTGATGCCTTTGGAATGCACTACTGTGATGATCGCACTTTCGACGAAGATTTAGAAGCAATTGAAGCTGATTTTCGCTTTTATTATGATTGTTTAATGGGTCCAAATGCTCGTTCTTTGCTAAATGCAATGAAGAGAATGGGTGAACTTGGGGAAATCAAAATTATTGCCAATGGACACGGACCATTACTACATCATAACCTCGATATTCTCAGAGAATGTTATCACAATTGGAGTCAAAAACAAGCAAAAACAGAAACTACTGTAGGGTTGTTTTATGTTTCTGGTTATGGACATAGCGATCACTTGGCACACTCAATTGGTGATGGTTTGCAAAAAGCTGGTGTTGGTGTGGAAGTATTGGATCTCAACACCGCAGAAAGCCAAGAAATTCAAGAATTAGCCGGCAGAGCATCTGGTTTAATTGTAGGGATGCCTTCTACTAGTGCAATTAAAGCACAAGCCGCAATTAGTTCTTTATTAGCCGTTGCTAAAAATAAGCAAGTTGTGGGTTTATTTGAGTCCTATGGTGGCGATGATGAACCGATTGATACTCTCAGACGCAAATTTATTGATTTAGGTATTAAGGAAGCTTTTCCAGCCATTCGTATTAAAGAAACCCCCACAGATTCCACCTATAAACAATTTACAGAAGCCGGCAATGCTTTGGGACAATTGTTAGTGCGGGAACGCAATATTAAACAAATCAAATCTCTCGACGTGAACATGGAAAAAGCGTTGGGAAGAATTAGCAATGGTTTGTATATTGTCACTGCCAAAAAAGGCGATATTAGCGGTGCAATGATCGCTTCTTGGGTGACACAAGCCAGTTTACAGCCTTTAGGTTTTACCATTGCTGTAGCTAAAGATCGCGCTTTAGATGACTTAATGCAAGTAGGCGATCGCTTTGTTCTCAATGTTCTAGAAGAAGGCAACTATCAAGACCTGAAAAAGCATTTTCTCAAACGTTTAAATCCCGGTGCTGATAGATTTGCAGACATAAAAATCCAAACTGCTAAAAACGGTTCACCCATTCTTACCGACGCACTCGCATACATGGAATGTGAAGTAATCAGCAACATGGAATGTAGTGATCACTGGATTTTATACTGCACAGTTGAAGATGGCAAAGTTTCTAAACCCGATGGAATTACCGCAGTTCGTCATCGCAAAGTAGGAAATTACTATTAA
- a CDS encoding acyltransferase family protein: MTKIIEESTKKRLHLPYLDGLRGLASLYIVLVHIEPSIEGQLPIMWSLFGEIMKYGAFSVVIFIVLSGYVLMLPVARSENGQLSGSFMNYIKKRSRRILPPYYIILFICLLLTAIILGLEKFTDFQWNTEAGLGAFSPRFSLMDVLLKLLIVHNLDSNSYLTINPPMWTVATEWQIYFLFPLLLLPIWRRLGLFGIVIITFLIGLTPLYLLNGLFESANPWFLCIFCLGMAAADIGFSQKPKLVAIRNSLPWGWLAIIFSCLAVITEWRRLGLHIWINQTFAGLAFACLFISLTKSIIEDKKPSLILRILQHPLAIALGTFSYSLYLTHGPVLVFVRYFLFYLPISPDMFAAGCYLIGTVMSLIIAYWFYLFFERPFMSNFLKKRKIKDAVIS; this comes from the coding sequence ATGACTAAAATTATCGAAGAATCCACTAAAAAGAGACTTCATCTTCCTTATTTAGACGGATTGAGGGGATTAGCGTCTTTATATATTGTCCTCGTACATATTGAACCATCAATTGAAGGACAATTGCCTATAATGTGGTCATTATTTGGAGAAATCATGAAATATGGTGCATTTAGTGTTGTCATTTTCATTGTTCTTTCTGGTTATGTTTTGATGCTGCCAGTAGCGCGTTCTGAAAATGGTCAGTTATCAGGAAGTTTCATGAATTATATTAAGAAGCGATCGCGGCGAATTTTACCACCCTACTATATAATACTGTTTATCTGTTTACTATTAACAGCAATTATCTTGGGTTTAGAAAAATTTACGGATTTTCAATGGAATACAGAAGCAGGACTAGGAGCATTTTCTCCCAGATTTTCTTTGATGGATGTCTTGCTTAAACTACTCATAGTTCATAATCTTGACAGCAACTCATATCTAACTATTAACCCACCCATGTGGACTGTCGCCACAGAATGGCAAATATACTTTTTATTTCCGTTATTATTGTTACCTATATGGCGAAGGTTGGGATTATTTGGGATTGTCATTATTACCTTTTTAATTGGTTTAACTCCTCTATATTTGTTGAATGGATTATTTGAATCAGCCAATCCTTGGTTTTTATGTATATTCTGTTTAGGAATGGCAGCAGCAGATATTGGATTTTCCCAAAAACCCAAGTTAGTAGCTATCAGAAATTCTTTACCTTGGGGTTGGTTGGCTATTATCTTTAGCTGTCTTGCTGTCATCACTGAATGGCGACGGCTAGGACTGCATATATGGATTAATCAAACTTTCGCCGGTCTAGCATTTGCCTGTCTATTTATTTCCTTAACCAAGTCAATAATAGAGGACAAAAAACCATCTTTAATCCTACGGATCTTACAACATCCTTTAGCGATCGCCCTGGGAACATTTTCCTATAGTCTCTATCTTACTCATGGACCAGTTTTAGTTTTTGTGCGTTACTTCCTGTTTTACCTACCAATCTCACCAGATATGTTTGCAGCAGGATGTTATTTAATAGGTACGGTGATGTCACTCATTATTGCTTACTGGTTTTACTTATTCTTTGAGCGGCCATTTATGTCTAATTTTTTGAAAAAGCGAAAAATCAAAGATGCCGTGATCTCATAA